The Mycolicibacterium flavescens genome has a segment encoding these proteins:
- a CDS encoding phosphohydrolase: MSARSTTILKNSAAASAGALVAGIGYAAVIERNAFVVREVTMPVLAPGSSPLKVLHISDIHMRPGQRRKQAWLRELVALEPDLVINTGDNLAHPKAVPAVVQSLSELLSVPGLFVFGSNDYFGPTPKNPLNYLTRPGHRVHGEPLPWQDLRAAFTERGWLDLTHTRRELEVRGQLIAAAGVDDPHLSRDRYETVAGPASPAANLTLGLTHSPEPRVLDRFAADGYQLVMAGHTHGGQLCLPFYGALVTNCGLDRSRVKGPSRWGARTQLHVSAGIGTSPYAPLRFCCRPEATLLTLVAAPIGGQDADARAGTSHPSVAVR; encoded by the coding sequence ATGTCCGCCCGTTCGACGACGATCTTGAAGAACTCCGCCGCAGCGTCCGCAGGCGCGCTGGTCGCCGGCATCGGCTACGCAGCGGTGATCGAGCGCAACGCCTTTGTGGTGCGAGAAGTGACGATGCCGGTGCTGGCACCCGGGTCCTCACCGTTGAAGGTGCTGCACATAAGCGACATCCACATGCGTCCCGGACAGCGGCGCAAGCAGGCCTGGCTGCGCGAGCTGGTCGCCTTGGAACCCGATCTCGTGATCAATACCGGCGACAACCTCGCCCACCCCAAGGCCGTGCCCGCCGTGGTGCAGTCGCTGTCGGAGTTGCTGTCGGTCCCGGGCCTGTTCGTGTTCGGCAGCAACGACTATTTCGGGCCGACGCCGAAGAACCCGCTGAACTACCTCACCCGGCCCGGCCATCGCGTCCACGGCGAACCCCTGCCGTGGCAGGACCTGCGGGCGGCATTCACCGAGCGTGGCTGGCTGGACCTGACCCACACCCGCCGCGAGTTGGAGGTGCGCGGCCAGTTGATCGCGGCCGCAGGCGTCGACGACCCGCATCTGTCGCGGGACCGCTACGAGACCGTCGCCGGTCCGGCCAGTCCCGCCGCGAACCTCACACTGGGGCTGACCCATTCGCCGGAGCCACGGGTCCTCGACCGGTTCGCCGCCGACGGCTATCAGCTGGTGATGGCGGGCCACACCCACGGCGGCCAGTTGTGCTTGCCGTTCTACGGCGCCCTCGTCACGAACTGCGGCCTGGACCGGTCGCGGGTCAAGGGCCCGTCGCGCTGGGGTGCGCGCACCCAACTGCACGTCTCGGCGGGCATCGGCACCTCGCCGTACGCGCCGCTGCGGTTCTGCTGCCGTCCCGAGGCCACGCTGCTGACACTGGTCGCTGCCCCGATCGGCGGTCAGGACGCGGACGCTCGGGCGGGCACGTCCCATCCGAGCGTCGCGGTGCGGTGA
- the cysK_1 gene encoding cysteine synthase, with protein sequence MTNKALTASRSSPRAWVDDAVRLIEADARRSADTHLLRYPLPSAWCDGCDLQLYLKDETTHITGSLKHRLARSLFLYALCNGWIEENTTIIEASSGSTAVSEAYFAALLGLPFIAVMPSSTSTSKIALIEAQGGRCHFVAESSQVYAEAERLAVATGGHYIDQFTNAERATDWRGNNNIAESIFEQMRDEAHPVPDWIVVGAGTGGTSATIGRYIRYRRYATRLCVVDPENSAFFPSYEQGRGDVVTGMSSRIEGIGRPRVEPSFLPGVVDRMVVVPDAASVAAARHASAVLGRRVGPSTGTNLWGAFGLLAEMRNEGRSGSVVTLLADSGDRYAETYFCDEWLTSQGLDPSEFASVLAEFERSGRWP encoded by the coding sequence GTGACCAACAAGGCCCTCACCGCAAGCCGGAGTAGCCCACGCGCGTGGGTCGACGACGCCGTCCGGTTGATCGAGGCCGACGCACGCCGCAGCGCAGACACCCACCTGTTGCGCTATCCGTTGCCGTCGGCCTGGTGTGACGGCTGCGATCTGCAGCTGTACCTGAAGGACGAGACGACCCACATCACCGGCAGCCTCAAACACCGGCTGGCGCGGTCACTGTTCCTCTACGCGCTGTGCAACGGGTGGATCGAGGAGAACACCACGATCATCGAGGCGTCGTCGGGGTCGACGGCGGTGTCCGAGGCTTACTTCGCGGCGCTACTCGGCCTGCCGTTCATCGCCGTGATGCCGTCGTCGACGAGCACCAGCAAGATCGCGTTGATCGAAGCTCAGGGCGGCCGTTGCCATTTCGTCGCCGAGTCCAGTCAGGTATACGCCGAGGCCGAACGGCTCGCCGTAGCCACCGGCGGACACTACATCGATCAGTTCACCAACGCCGAGCGGGCCACCGACTGGCGCGGCAACAACAACATCGCCGAGTCGATCTTCGAGCAGATGCGCGACGAAGCGCACCCCGTGCCCGACTGGATCGTGGTCGGCGCGGGCACCGGCGGGACAAGCGCCACCATCGGCCGCTACATCCGCTACCGGCGCTACGCCACCCGGCTCTGCGTGGTCGACCCGGAGAACTCGGCCTTCTTCCCGTCATACGAGCAGGGCCGCGGTGACGTCGTCACCGGTATGTCGTCGCGCATCGAGGGGATCGGCCGACCGCGGGTGGAGCCGTCGTTTCTGCCTGGCGTGGTCGACCGAATGGTCGTCGTACCGGACGCCGCGTCGGTCGCCGCGGCCCGGCACGCCAGCGCGGTGCTGGGCCGGCGGGTGGGACCGTCGACGGGGACGAACCTGTGGGGGGCGTTCGGCCTGCTGGCCGAGATGAGGAACGAGGGTCGCAGCGGATCAGTGGTGACACTGCTCGCCGACAGCGGTGACCGCTACGCGGAGACCTACTTCTGCGACGAGTGGCTGACCAGCCAGGGGTTGGACCCCTCGGAGTTCGCGTCGGTATTGGCCGAGTTCGAACGCTCGGGGCGCTGGCCCTGA
- the prmC_1 gene encoding putative methylase, whose translation MTTAYTDVRGPLIADEGVYAPQEDSQLLIEVMDQMALARGRHVVDLCTGSGVVAIGAAEQGAASVTAFDICQRAVRCARANAVASGVDVDVHLGSWARAVEFGPFDLVVCNPPYVPHDPSAECEPLPAYVGPPRAWDAGCDGRLVLDPLCATVPDLLDHGGSLLLVQSEFADPRQTLGALACAGLDAEIVARQWIPFGPVLSSRALWLEECGRLEPGRREEELLVIRADKP comes from the coding sequence GTGACAACCGCATACACCGACGTCCGTGGGCCCCTGATCGCGGATGAGGGCGTCTACGCGCCGCAGGAAGATTCGCAGCTGCTCATCGAGGTCATGGACCAAATGGCGCTGGCACGCGGCCGGCACGTGGTCGATTTGTGTACCGGAAGCGGCGTCGTCGCAATCGGGGCCGCTGAACAGGGTGCCGCATCGGTGACCGCCTTCGACATCTGCCAACGCGCGGTGCGATGTGCGCGGGCAAACGCGGTCGCGTCCGGAGTCGACGTCGATGTGCATCTCGGATCATGGGCGCGGGCAGTCGAATTCGGACCGTTCGACCTGGTCGTCTGCAATCCGCCGTATGTACCGCACGATCCGAGCGCCGAATGCGAACCCCTCCCGGCCTACGTCGGACCCCCTCGGGCGTGGGATGCCGGATGCGACGGCCGGCTCGTACTCGACCCGCTGTGCGCGACGGTGCCCGACCTTCTCGACCACGGAGGCAGCCTGCTGCTGGTGCAGTCGGAGTTCGCCGATCCGCGGCAGACGCTCGGTGCACTTGCCTGCGCCGGTCTCGACGCGGAAATCGTTGCACGGCAGTGGATCCCATTCGGACCGGTGCTGTCGTCGCGGGCATTGTGGCTCGAGGAGTGCGGCCGCCTCGAACCGGGACGCCGCGAAGAGGAACTGCTGGTGATCCGGGCGGACAAGCCATGA
- the fgd_1 gene encoding F420-dependent oxidoreductase, G6PDH family has product MTRFGYTLMTEQSGPKELVRYAVSAEHAGFDFEVSSDHYFPWLSAQGHAPYAWSVLGAVAHATERVELFTYVTCPTMRYHPAIVAQKAATLQILADGRFTLGLGSGENLNEHVVGKRWPTVARRQEMLREAIQIIRELFTGDLVDWKGEYFEVDSARLWDLPETPVAIATAVSGERSVETFAPLSDHLIAVEPNRDLVDAWHEARRATGLPGDVRVVGQIPVCWDTDKDAAVRRAHDQFRWFSGGWAVNSDLPTTAGFDGATQYVRPEDVAESIPCGPDLDAIVEAVSKYWEAGFTDIALVQIGDEGQEQFLKEAAAPLLDKLRSAAN; this is encoded by the coding sequence ATGACGCGGTTCGGGTACACCCTGATGACAGAGCAGAGCGGGCCAAAAGAACTTGTCCGCTACGCGGTTTCGGCCGAACACGCGGGCTTCGACTTCGAGGTGTCCTCCGACCACTACTTCCCGTGGCTGTCTGCACAGGGACATGCGCCGTACGCGTGGTCGGTGCTGGGCGCGGTCGCCCACGCCACCGAGCGTGTGGAGCTGTTCACCTACGTCACCTGCCCCACGATGCGTTACCACCCGGCGATCGTCGCGCAGAAGGCCGCGACGCTGCAGATCCTCGCCGACGGCCGTTTCACGCTGGGTTTGGGCAGCGGTGAGAACCTCAACGAGCACGTCGTCGGCAAGCGCTGGCCGACGGTGGCGCGACGCCAGGAGATGCTGCGCGAAGCGATCCAGATCATCCGCGAGCTGTTCACCGGAGACCTCGTCGACTGGAAGGGCGAGTACTTCGAGGTCGACTCCGCACGCCTGTGGGACCTCCCTGAGACCCCCGTCGCGATCGCCACCGCGGTTTCGGGTGAGCGGTCGGTCGAGACGTTCGCGCCGCTGTCGGATCACCTGATCGCCGTCGAACCGAATAGGGATCTCGTCGATGCGTGGCACGAGGCCAGGCGCGCCACCGGCCTGCCCGGTGACGTGCGCGTCGTCGGGCAGATCCCGGTCTGCTGGGACACCGACAAAGACGCCGCGGTGCGTCGGGCGCACGACCAGTTCAGGTGGTTCAGCGGTGGGTGGGCGGTCAACTCCGACCTTCCGACCACCGCGGGCTTCGACGGTGCGACGCAATACGTGCGCCCGGAGGACGTGGCCGAATCCATCCCCTGCGGACCCGATCTCGATGCGATCGTCGAGGCGGTCAGCAAGTACTGGGAAGCCGGCTTCACCGATATCGCGCTCGTGCAGATCGGCGACGAGGGACAAGAGCAGTTCCTCAAGGAAGCCGCAGCGCCGCTGCTGGACAAGCTGCGTTCCGCAGCCAACTAG
- a CDS encoding iron-binding zinc finger protein, CDGSH type, with protein sequence MSDAEPRTVRVVPNGPLMVQGPVRIEMPDGQVVESDRFMVAVCTCRRSKDYPLCDTSHRRRKRADMSTKGDVPDDKVASAQRPA encoded by the coding sequence ATGAGCGATGCCGAACCGCGCACCGTGCGGGTGGTGCCGAACGGCCCGCTGATGGTGCAGGGGCCGGTCCGCATCGAGATGCCCGACGGCCAAGTCGTGGAATCGGACCGGTTCATGGTCGCGGTGTGCACGTGCCGGCGCAGCAAGGACTATCCGTTGTGCGACACCAGTCACCGGCGTCGCAAGCGCGCCGACATGTCTACTAAGGGCGACGTGCCCGACGACAAAGTCGCGTCAGCTCAGCGGCCGGCGTAG
- the yqeY gene encoding GatB/Yqey domain protein has protein sequence MGELKERLRSDLTAAMKSQDKLRTATLRMLLAAITTEEVAGKESRELTDAEVLKVLARESKKRGESAQIYTQNGRGELAANEHAEAQVIDEYLPTPLTEAELADVADTAIAQVAEEIGERPGTKQMGLVMKAATAIAAGKADGARLSAAVKARL, from the coding sequence ATGGGCGAACTCAAAGAACGGTTGCGAAGCGACCTGACGGCGGCGATGAAGTCGCAGGACAAGCTGCGCACCGCGACGCTACGGATGCTGCTCGCAGCCATCACCACAGAAGAGGTCGCAGGCAAGGAGTCGCGCGAGCTGACCGACGCCGAGGTACTCAAGGTGCTGGCCAGAGAGTCCAAGAAACGTGGCGAGTCCGCACAGATCTACACGCAGAACGGGCGTGGTGAACTCGCCGCCAACGAGCATGCCGAAGCGCAGGTCATCGATGAGTACCTGCCGACTCCGTTGACCGAGGCAGAACTGGCCGACGTCGCCGACACCGCGATCGCACAGGTCGCCGAGGAGATTGGTGAGCGGCCCGGCACCAAGCAGATGGGGCTGGTGATGAAGGCCGCGACCGCCATCGCGGCCGGTAAGGCCGACGGTGCACGGCTCTCGGCGGCGGTGAAGGCCAGGCTGTAG